One window of the Mycobacterium haemophilum DSM 44634 genome contains the following:
- a CDS encoding class I SAM-dependent methyltransferase: MTKPLDFEFESAYRGKSAQFGDGARPPWSIGAPQPELTALIEQGKFHGDVLDVGCGEAAISMTLAERGHATLGLDLSPTAIELARREAGRRGLATARFEVADISDFTGYPPGSAGRFGTIVDSTLFHSIPVEAREGYQQSIRRAAAPGASYFALVFDKAAVPEGPINAVTEDELRQVVSKYWVVDEIRPARLYAKAPKDFFGMPGVELRDEPNGLVSIGGWLLSAHLG; encoded by the coding sequence ATGACCAAACCGCTTGATTTTGAGTTCGAATCGGCCTACCGCGGCAAATCCGCCCAGTTCGGGGACGGCGCCCGGCCGCCATGGAGCATCGGCGCACCACAACCCGAACTAACCGCCCTGATCGAGCAGGGCAAGTTTCACGGCGACGTCCTTGATGTGGGCTGCGGGGAAGCGGCCATCTCGATGACCCTGGCCGAGCGGGGCCACGCCACGCTGGGACTCGACCTGTCGCCCACCGCCATCGAGCTAGCGCGACGCGAGGCCGGGCGGCGAGGCCTGGCCACGGCTCGCTTCGAGGTGGCCGACATCAGCGATTTCACCGGCTACCCACCAGGATCAGCCGGCCGGTTCGGCACCATCGTGGACAGCACGCTATTCCACTCGATCCCGGTCGAGGCGCGTGAGGGCTACCAGCAGTCGATTCGCCGCGCCGCAGCACCGGGTGCGTCCTACTTTGCGCTGGTCTTTGACAAGGCGGCGGTACCCGAAGGCCCGATCAACGCGGTGACCGAGGACGAGCTGCGCCAGGTGGTGTCCAAGTACTGGGTCGTCGACGAGATCAGGCCGGCCCGTCTGTACGCCAAAGCGCCGAAGGACTTTTTCGGGATGCCCGGCGTCGAGCTGCGTGACGAACCCAACGGGCTAGTGTCGATCGGCGGCTGGCTGTTATCAGCGCACCTGGGCTGA
- a CDS encoding DUF3592 domain-containing protein, whose amino-acid sequence MILPKSLLRILIRGRSDEPPNTRARVVLRWVRIAVLIVTGLITLQSVLLVAGAWRNDLAIQHNMGVAQAEVLSAGPRRSTIEFVTPERVTYRPELGVLYPSELSTGMRIYVEYNRNDPNLVRVRHRNAGLAIIPAGSIAVVCWLAATVVLVALAVLDKRLDRHAESSDMPSQPAS is encoded by the coding sequence GTGATATTGCCGAAATCGTTGCTGCGCATCCTTATTCGCGGACGCAGCGACGAACCGCCGAACACTCGGGCCAGAGTTGTTCTGCGATGGGTGCGGATTGCGGTGCTGATTGTGACCGGTTTGATCACGCTGCAATCGGTGCTGCTCGTGGCCGGCGCTTGGCGCAACGACCTGGCGATCCAACACAATATGGGGGTCGCGCAAGCGGAGGTACTCAGCGCCGGGCCGCGACGCTCCACGATCGAGTTCGTCACCCCCGAGCGAGTCACTTACCGCCCGGAACTCGGTGTGTTGTATCCGTCTGAATTGTCCACGGGCATGCGAATTTACGTTGAATACAACAGGAATGATCCGAACCTGGTCCGGGTGCGGCACCGCAACGCCGGACTAGCGATCATCCCGGCGGGGTCTATCGCGGTAGTGTGCTGGCTGGCCGCGACTGTTGTGCTGGTGGCTTTGGCGGTGCTGGACAAGCGGTTGGACCGGCACGCCGAATCGAGCGACATGCCGAGCCAACCGGCTTCCTAA
- a CDS encoding alpha/beta fold hydrolase — MINLAYEDRGTGEPVVFIAGRGGAGRTWQPHQVPAFLAAGYRVITFDNRGIGATENAEGFTTQTMVADTAALIESLGAAPARIVGVSMGSFIAQELMVARPELVSAAVLMATRGRLDRTRQFFHDVEAEFHDSGIQLPSGYDAKVRLLENFSRKTLNDDVAVADWIAMFNMWPLKSTPGLRCQTDVAPQDNRLPAYRSIAAPVLVIGFAEDVVTPPSLGREVADALPNGRYLQIPDAGHLGFFERPEAVNAAALQFFDSVTG; from the coding sequence GTGATCAATCTTGCTTACGAGGACCGCGGGACCGGTGAACCCGTTGTTTTCATTGCGGGCCGCGGCGGTGCAGGACGCACCTGGCAACCGCATCAAGTTCCGGCATTTCTGGCGGCCGGCTATCGCGTCATCACCTTCGACAATCGCGGAATCGGTGCCACCGAAAACGCCGAAGGTTTCACGACGCAAACCATGGTCGCTGACACCGCGGCACTGATCGAATCCCTAGGCGCAGCCCCGGCGCGCATCGTTGGGGTATCGATGGGCTCATTCATCGCCCAGGAGCTCATGGTGGCCCGGCCCGAACTGGTCAGCGCTGCCGTGCTGATGGCGACCCGTGGCCGGCTGGACCGCACCCGCCAGTTCTTTCACGATGTCGAAGCCGAGTTCCATGACTCCGGTATCCAACTGCCATCCGGTTACGATGCGAAAGTTCGCTTGCTGGAAAACTTTTCACGCAAGACGCTCAATGATGACGTGGCCGTAGCCGACTGGATCGCCATGTTTAACATGTGGCCGCTCAAGTCCACCCCAGGACTGCGTTGCCAAACGGATGTCGCCCCGCAGGACAACCGGTTACCGGCCTACCGAAGCATCGCCGCGCCGGTGTTGGTGATTGGCTTCGCCGAAGACGTGGTGACACCACCGTCTTTGGGACGAGAGGTCGCCGATGCCCTGCCCAACGGCCGCTACCTGCAGATACCAGACGCCGGTCATCTCGGGTTCTTCGAGCGTCCGGAGGCCGTCAACGCCGCGGCGCTGCAGTTCTTCGACAGCGTCACAGGCTAG
- a CDS encoding demethylmenaquinone methyltransferase yields MSRAALDKHPRDVAAMFDGVARRYDLANTVLSLGQDRYWRRATRSALRIGPGHKVLDLAAGTAVSTAELRKSGAWCVAADFSVGMLAAGGARKVPKVAGDATQLPFGDGVFDAVTISFGLRNVADHQAALREMARVTRPGGRLVVCEFSTPTNALVATVYKEYLMRALPQVARVVSSNPDAYVYLAESIRAWPDQATLAGQMLRAGWATPRWRNLTGGIVALHAAEKPVLPAD; encoded by the coding sequence GTGAGTCGCGCCGCCCTGGACAAGCACCCCCGCGACGTCGCCGCGATGTTCGACGGCGTCGCCCGCCGATACGACCTAGCCAACACCGTGCTGTCGCTGGGGCAGGATCGGTACTGGCGGCGAGCCACCCGGTCGGCGCTGCGGATTGGGCCCGGACACAAAGTGCTGGACCTGGCCGCAGGCACAGCGGTGTCCACAGCGGAGCTGAGGAAATCCGGCGCCTGGTGTGTGGCCGCGGACTTTTCGGTCGGGATGCTCGCGGCCGGCGGTGCGCGGAAGGTGCCGAAGGTGGCCGGAGATGCCACCCAGCTGCCCTTTGGCGACGGCGTATTCGATGCGGTCACTATCAGTTTCGGGTTGCGCAATGTCGCCGACCATCAGGCGGCGCTGCGCGAGATGGCCCGCGTCACCCGGCCCGGCGGTCGATTAGTGGTGTGCGAATTCTCCACACCTACCAATGCGCTGGTCGCCACCGTCTACAAGGAATACCTGATGCGGGCGCTGCCGCAAGTGGCGCGAGTGGTGTCTAGTAATCCCGATGCCTACGTCTACCTAGCGGAGTCCATCCGAGCCTGGCCCGATCAGGCGACGCTGGCCGGCCAGATGTTGCGGGCCGGTTGGGCAACACCACGCTGGCGTAACCTCACCGGCGGCATCGTAGCGTTGCACGCCGCAGAGAAGCCGGTGCTGCCAGCCGACTAA
- a CDS encoding amidohydrolase, which produces MADADIVITGNVLTVDDVRPTAEALAVADGRIIAVGNRSEIAKFIGTGTVTIDVGAGCVMPGFVEAHGHPLMEAVALSDRIVDIRPVTMRNADDVVEAVRRETAARGAAGAYLIGWDPLLQPGLPQPTLSWLDDIAPDGPLVIIHNSGHKAYFNSHAARRAGLNTDTPDPKGAKYGRDGDGELDGTAEETGAVFPLLGGAIEPSDYPAMLRAECARLNRAGLTTCSEMAFDPVFRPLVEQLRGELTVRLRSYEISNPQLSTDATPGEGDDMLRQVGIKIWVDGSPWVGNIALSFPYLDTAATRAIGVPAGSCGHANYTRDQLTEIVGAYFPLGWPLACHVHGDAGVDTILDVYEEALRRHPRPDHRLRLEHVGAIRPDQLQRAAGLGVTCSMFVDQIHYWGDVIIDGLFGPERGSRWMPAGSAVATGMRISLHNDPPVTPEEPLRNISVAATRVAPSGRVLAPEERLTVDQAIRAQTIDAAWQLFADDVIGSLEVGKYADMVVLSADPRTVPPERIADLEVRATFLAGRQVYPQ; this is translated from the coding sequence GTGGCTGATGCGGATATCGTCATTACCGGAAACGTGTTGACCGTCGACGACGTGCGGCCTACCGCCGAGGCGCTTGCCGTTGCTGACGGCCGGATCATCGCCGTCGGTAACCGGTCCGAGATCGCGAAGTTCATCGGTACTGGCACGGTAACCATCGATGTTGGTGCTGGCTGTGTCATGCCGGGATTCGTTGAGGCACATGGCCATCCGCTGATGGAGGCCGTCGCGCTGTCCGACCGGATCGTCGACATACGGCCGGTCACCATGCGCAACGCTGATGACGTCGTCGAGGCGGTTCGCCGCGAGACCGCCGCAAGGGGAGCGGCCGGGGCGTATCTCATCGGTTGGGACCCACTACTGCAACCCGGGCTGCCCCAGCCGACGTTGAGCTGGCTTGACGACATCGCGCCGGACGGACCGTTGGTGATCATCCACAACTCTGGGCACAAGGCCTATTTCAACTCGCACGCCGCCCGGCGCGCCGGGTTGAACACAGACACGCCGGATCCCAAGGGCGCCAAGTACGGTCGTGATGGCGACGGTGAACTCGACGGCACGGCCGAGGAAACCGGCGCGGTGTTTCCGCTGCTGGGCGGTGCCATCGAACCCAGCGATTACCCGGCAATGCTGCGCGCCGAATGCGCCCGGCTCAATCGTGCGGGGCTGACCACATGTTCCGAGATGGCTTTCGATCCGGTGTTTCGGCCGCTGGTTGAGCAACTGCGCGGCGAGCTGACGGTCCGGCTGCGCAGCTACGAAATCTCCAATCCGCAGCTGTCCACCGACGCCACCCCCGGCGAGGGTGACGACATGCTGCGCCAGGTGGGGATCAAGATCTGGGTGGACGGTTCACCATGGGTTGGCAACATCGCGCTGTCTTTTCCGTATTTGGACACCGCCGCGACCCGCGCCATCGGTGTGCCGGCGGGTTCTTGCGGACACGCCAACTACACCCGCGACCAGCTGACCGAAATCGTCGGCGCCTACTTTCCGTTGGGTTGGCCGCTGGCCTGTCACGTGCATGGTGATGCCGGCGTCGACACCATCCTCGATGTGTATGAGGAGGCGCTGCGCCGACATCCGCGTCCCGACCATCGGTTGCGCCTCGAGCATGTCGGCGCCATCCGACCCGACCAACTGCAGCGTGCCGCCGGGCTGGGCGTCACCTGCAGCATGTTCGTCGACCAGATCCACTACTGGGGTGACGTCATTATCGACGGCCTGTTCGGTCCGGAGCGCGGATCTCGTTGGATGCCAGCGGGATCCGCGGTTGCAACCGGTATGCGGATCTCGCTGCACAACGATCCGCCCGTCACACCCGAAGAACCGCTGCGCAACATCAGCGTGGCGGCGACGCGGGTCGCGCCGAGCGGCCGGGTGCTGGCTCCGGAGGAGCGGTTGACGGTCGACCAGGCGATCCGCGCGCAGACAATCGACGCCGCCTGGCAGCTGTTTGCCGACGATGTGATCGGCTCGCTGGAGGTCGGCAAGTACGCCGACATGGTGGTGCTGTCGGCCGATCCGCGTACCGTGCCACCGGAGCGGATCGCGGATCTCGAGGTGCGTGCGACGTTTCTGGCGGGTCGCCAGGTCTACCCGCAGTGA
- a CDS encoding o-succinylbenzoate synthase, with the protein MIPTLSELLDRLHVVALPMRVRFRGITTREVALIDGPAGWGEFGAFLEYQPPEASAWLTAGIDAAYREPPKARRDRIPINATVPAVTAAQVPEVLARFPGVRTAKVKVAEPGQNLADDVDRVNAVRELVETVRVDANGGWSVEAAAQAAVALTADGPLEYLEQPCATVDELAELRRRVDVPIAADESIRKADDPLAVVRAHAADVAVLKVAPLGGISALLTIAAQIDIPVVVSSALDSAVGIATGLTAAAALPELGHACGLGTGRLFLEDVADVAEPVDGLLPVGPVIPDPARLQALGAAPTRRQWWIDRVKACYPLLVPCAGDQSCLRGPRDR; encoded by the coding sequence GTGATCCCCACGCTGAGCGAGCTGTTGGACCGCCTACATGTGGTGGCCCTGCCGATGCGGGTGCGCTTCCGCGGCATCACCACCCGCGAAGTGGCGCTGATCGACGGCCCAGCAGGATGGGGAGAATTCGGGGCCTTCCTTGAATATCAGCCCCCCGAGGCTTCCGCGTGGCTGACGGCGGGCATTGACGCCGCCTACCGCGAGCCGCCAAAGGCTCGCCGCGACCGGATCCCGATCAACGCCACCGTGCCCGCTGTGACCGCCGCCCAGGTGCCCGAGGTGCTTGCTCGATTTCCCGGCGTGCGCACCGCCAAGGTGAAGGTGGCCGAGCCCGGGCAGAATCTGGCCGACGATGTCGACCGGGTCAACGCGGTGCGGGAACTGGTGGAAACCGTGCGGGTGGACGCCAACGGCGGCTGGAGCGTCGAGGCAGCGGCCCAGGCGGCCGTCGCTCTGACCGCCGATGGCCCGCTGGAGTACCTCGAACAACCGTGTGCCACCGTCGACGAACTCGCCGAGCTGCGCCGCCGGGTTGACGTGCCGATCGCCGCTGACGAAAGCATCCGCAAGGCCGACGACCCATTGGCTGTGGTCCGCGCGCACGCTGCCGACGTCGCGGTGCTGAAAGTGGCGCCGCTGGGTGGAATTTCGGCGTTGCTCACTATCGCAGCGCAGATCGACATCCCGGTGGTGGTGTCCAGCGCGCTCGATTCGGCGGTCGGGATCGCCACCGGCTTGACCGCCGCCGCGGCCTTACCCGAACTCGGCCACGCCTGCGGGCTGGGCACCGGCAGGCTGTTCTTAGAAGACGTGGCAGACGTCGCCGAGCCCGTCGATGGCTTGCTGCCGGTCGGACCGGTAATCCCTGACCCGGCGCGGCTGCAGGCGCTGGGCGCGGCGCCCACGCGACGGCAGTGGTGGATCGACCGGGTCAAGGCCTGCTATCCGCTGCTTGTACCGTGTGCAGGTGATCAATCTTGCTTACGAGGACCGCGGGACCGGTGA
- a CDS encoding glycosyltransferase family 4 protein has product MRVAVIAESFLPHVNGVSNSVIRILEHLRRTGHEALVIAPDTAPGEPRAERIHDGIRVHRVPSRMFPKVTTLPLGLPTPRLVSVMRGFDPDVVHLASPALLGYGGVRAARRLGVPTVAVYQTDVPGFASSYGIPITTRAAWAWFRHLHSLADRTLAPSTATMESLVAHRIPRVYRWARGVDMLRFAPSARNEELRRRWSPHGKPIVGFVGRLAPEKHVERLIALAASDTVALVIVGDGLDQRKLQSAMPTAVFTGALYGGELAAAYASMDVFVHTGEHETFCQVVQEALASGLPVIAPDAGGPRDLVTPCRTGLLLPVGEFEARLPTAVAYLVAERHRYSPAARRSVLHRSWPVICDELLGHYQAVRGRSGAQAA; this is encoded by the coding sequence GTGCGCGTTGCGGTTATCGCCGAGTCGTTCCTCCCGCATGTCAACGGTGTCAGCAACTCAGTGATTCGGATTCTCGAGCATTTGCGTCGAACCGGGCATGAAGCTCTGGTGATCGCACCCGATACGGCGCCGGGTGAACCCCGCGCAGAGCGAATTCACGACGGCATCCGGGTGCACCGGGTGCCGTCACGAATGTTTCCGAAGGTAACCACGTTGCCGCTTGGTCTGCCGACGCCACGACTGGTCAGCGTGATGCGCGGATTCGATCCGGACGTGGTGCATCTGGCGTCGCCGGCGCTGCTCGGATATGGCGGAGTGCGGGCCGCTCGCCGCCTTGGTGTGCCGACAGTCGCGGTATACCAAACCGACGTTCCGGGTTTCGCATCGAGTTACGGCATTCCGATCACGACACGGGCGGCGTGGGCGTGGTTCCGCCACCTGCACAGCCTCGCCGACCGCACCCTGGCGCCGTCCACTGCTACGATGGAATCCCTTGTTGCCCATCGTATTCCGCGGGTATATCGGTGGGCGCGCGGAGTTGACATGCTACGGTTCGCGCCGTCGGCGCGCAACGAGGAGCTCAGGCGGCGTTGGTCGCCGCACGGCAAGCCCATCGTCGGCTTTGTGGGCCGGCTCGCGCCGGAAAAGCATGTTGAACGGCTCATCGCGCTGGCTGCCAGCGACACCGTGGCGCTCGTCATCGTCGGCGACGGCCTCGATCAGCGCAAACTGCAATCCGCAATGCCCACAGCGGTTTTCACGGGTGCGTTGTATGGCGGGGAGCTCGCCGCTGCGTATGCCAGCATGGATGTCTTCGTGCATACCGGTGAGCACGAGACGTTTTGCCAAGTTGTGCAGGAAGCGCTGGCGTCAGGGCTGCCGGTGATTGCCCCCGACGCCGGTGGGCCACGCGACCTGGTCACCCCGTGCCGCACCGGACTGCTGCTGCCCGTCGGAGAGTTCGAGGCACGGTTGCCCACCGCTGTTGCCTATCTGGTCGCTGAACGCCACCGCTACTCACCAGCCGCCCGGCGTAGTGTGCTGCATCGCAGCTGGCCGGTCATCTGTGATGAGCTGCTCGGCCATTACCAGGCGGTACGAGGTAGGAGCGGGGCTCAGGCTGCCTAG
- the menD gene encoding 2-succinyl-5-enolpyruvyl-6-hydroxy-3-cyclohexene-1-carboxylic-acid synthase has protein sequence MNPSTTQARVVVDELIRGGVRDVVLCPGSRSAPLAFALQDADCAGRIRLHVRIDERTAGYLAIGLAVAAGAPVCVAMTSGTAVANLGPAVVEANYARVPLIVLSANRPYELLGTGANQTMEQLGYFGTQVRATISLGLAEDAPERLDSFNATWRSATCRVLVAATGSRTANAGPVQFDIPLREPLVPDPEPHGAVALQGRPGGKPWTYTPPVTFDQPLEIDLSADTVVIAGHGAGVHPNLAELPIVAEPTAPFGPYRPYPLHPLALPLLHPKQVIMLGRPTLHRPVSALLADPQVPVYALTTGPRWPDVSGNSQATGTRAVTTGTPHPAWLQRCAEMNRHAISAVHGQLAAHPLTTGLHVAAAVADALRPGDQLVLGASNPVRDMALVGLSTDGIQVRSNRGVAGIDGTVSTAIGAALAYERSPGGTASTDRPARTVALIGDLTFVHDSSGLLIGPTEPTPRQLTIVVSNDNGGGIFELLEQGDPRFSAVSSRIFGTPHDVDVGALCRAYHVESRQIEVDELRAALDEPGAGMRVLEVKADRSSLRQLHAAIKAAL, from the coding sequence GTGAACCCCTCGACGACACAGGCCCGCGTCGTCGTTGACGAGCTGATCCGCGGCGGCGTCCGCGATGTGGTGCTGTGCCCCGGGTCGCGAAGCGCTCCGCTGGCATTCGCGCTGCAAGACGCCGACTGTGCCGGCCGGATCCGGCTGCACGTCCGCATCGACGAGCGCACCGCCGGGTATCTGGCCATCGGGCTGGCGGTTGCTGCGGGCGCGCCGGTGTGTGTCGCGATGACCTCGGGCACTGCCGTGGCCAACCTTGGTCCAGCGGTGGTCGAGGCCAACTACGCCCGGGTGCCGCTGATCGTGCTGTCGGCCAACCGGCCCTATGAATTGCTTGGCACCGGGGCCAACCAGACCATGGAGCAGCTGGGCTACTTCGGCACCCAAGTTCGTGCCACCATCAGCCTGGGCCTAGCAGAGGACGCGCCGGAGCGGCTGGATTCGTTCAACGCGACCTGGCGATCGGCCACCTGCCGAGTATTGGTGGCTGCCACCGGTTCTCGCACCGCCAATGCCGGCCCCGTACAGTTCGACATCCCGCTGCGCGAGCCTTTGGTACCCGATCCTGAACCCCACGGCGCCGTTGCACTGCAGGGCCGGCCCGGCGGAAAGCCGTGGACCTACACACCGCCGGTGACGTTTGACCAGCCGCTGGAAATCGACCTGTCGGCCGACACCGTCGTCATCGCCGGGCACGGCGCGGGCGTACACCCCAACCTGGCGGAACTGCCGATCGTTGCTGAGCCGACCGCGCCATTTGGGCCGTACCGGCCGTACCCGTTGCACCCCCTAGCACTGCCGCTGCTGCACCCGAAGCAGGTGATCATGCTCGGTCGCCCGACACTGCATCGCCCGGTGTCAGCGCTGCTGGCCGACCCGCAAGTGCCGGTGTACGCGCTGACCACCGGGCCACGCTGGCCGGACGTCTCGGGCAATTCGCAGGCCACTGGTACTCGGGCGGTAACCACCGGGACACCGCACCCGGCCTGGCTGCAGCGCTGTGCGGAGATGAACCGGCACGCGATCTCGGCGGTGCACGGCCAGCTCGCGGCGCACCCGTTAACCACGGGCCTACATGTCGCCGCGGCCGTAGCAGATGCGCTACGGCCTGGTGACCAACTGGTGCTGGGGGCGTCCAACCCGGTGCGCGACATGGCGTTGGTTGGTTTGTCCACTGACGGTATCCAGGTGCGGTCCAACCGCGGCGTTGCTGGCATCGACGGCACCGTATCCACCGCGATCGGGGCGGCGCTGGCATATGAGCGGTCCCCCGGAGGCACCGCCAGCACAGACCGCCCGGCCCGTACCGTCGCGCTGATCGGCGACCTGACGTTCGTCCATGACAGCTCAGGGCTGTTGATCGGTCCCACCGAACCCACACCGCGGCAGCTGACGATCGTGGTGTCCAACGACAACGGCGGCGGCATCTTCGAACTGCTCGAGCAAGGTGACCCGAGGTTCTCTGCTGTGTCGTCGCGAATCTTCGGTACTCCGCACGACGTCGACGTGGGTGCGTTGTGTCGTGCGTACCACGTGGAAAGCCGACAGATCGAGGTCGACGAGCTGCGGGCGGCCCTCGACGAACCCGGTGCCGGCATGCGCGTGCTGGAAGTCAAGGCCGACCGGTCTTCGCTGCGACAGCTACACGCCGCAATCAAAGCGGCATTATGA
- a CDS encoding DUF732 domain-containing protein, translating to MKGTSLAVSVAMAAAALALAAPARADDYDAPFNAQLRSYGIYGSQDYNAWLGKITCQRLAKGVDGDAYKSATFIQRNLPLHTTEGQSLQFLGAAIDHYCPDQVGVLQRAGAR from the coding sequence ATGAAGGGCACTAGCCTCGCCGTTAGCGTGGCGATGGCGGCGGCCGCCCTGGCACTGGCCGCACCGGCACGGGCCGACGACTACGACGCCCCGTTCAACGCCCAGCTTCGCAGCTACGGCATTTACGGCTCGCAGGACTACAACGCGTGGCTGGGCAAGATCACCTGCCAGCGACTGGCCAAGGGCGTAGACGGGGATGCTTATAAGTCGGCCACCTTCATCCAGCGCAACCTGCCGCTACACACCACCGAGGGGCAATCGTTGCAATTCCTGGGCGCCGCGATCGACCACTACTGCCCTGACCAAGTAGGTGTCCTGCAACGGGCCGGCGCTCGCTAG